In Amyelois transitella isolate CPQ chromosome 13, ilAmyTran1.1, whole genome shotgun sequence, a genomic segment contains:
- the LOC106138025 gene encoding myosin heavy chain, muscle isoform X14 has product MPKPVAQEGEDPDPTPYLFVSLEQKRIDQSKPYDGKKACWVPDEKEGFLQGEIKATKGDLVTVSLPGGEEKTYKKELISQVNPPKFEKTEDMADLTYLNDAAVLHNLRQRYYAKLIYTYSGLFCVAINPYKRYPVYTTRCAKLYRGKRRSEVPPHIFAISDGAYVNMLTNHENQSMLITGESGAGKTENTKKVIAYFATVGASQKKDPNQEKKGSLEDQVVQTNPVLEAFGNAKTVRNDNSSRFGKFIRIHFGPSGKLAGADIETYLLEKARVISQQALERSYHIFYQMMSGSVPGLKEQCMLSNDVYDYYIISQGKTTIPNVDDGEECTLTDQAFDILGFTQEEKDNVYKITAAVMHMGSMKFKQRGREEQAEADGTEDGEKVAKLLGVDCQDLYKNLLKPRIKVGNEFVTQGRNKDQVTNSVGALCKGIFDRLFKWLVKKCNETLDTKQKRQHFIGVLDIAGFEIFDFNGFEQLCINFTNEKLQQFFNHHMFVLEQEEYKKEGINWAFIDFGMDLLACIDLIEKPMGILSILEEESMFPKATDQTFVEKLNNNHLGKSAPFLKPKPPKPGCQAAHFAIGHYAGNVGYNITGWLEKNKDPLNDTVVDQFKKGQNKLLIEIFADHPGQSGDAGGAKGGRGKKGGGFATVSSAYKEQLNNLMTTLRSTQPHFVRCIIPNELKQAGLIDSHLVMHQLTCNGVLEGIRICRKGFPNRMVYPDFKLRYKILAPQAVDKETDPKKIAQVILDATGLDVESYRLGHTKVFFRAGVLGQMEEMRDDRLSKIVSWLQAYIRGYLSRKEYKKLQEQRLALQVVQRNLRKYLQLRTWPWWKLWQKVKPLLNVTRIEDQIEELEKKAAKAQEAFEKEEKLRKELEALNAKLLEEKTQLLSNLEGEKGSLSEFQDRAAKLQAQKSDLESQLRDTQDRLTQEEDARNQLFQAKKKLEQEVSGLKKDIEDLELSVQKSEQDKATKDHQIRNLNDEIAHQDELINKLNKEKKMQGESNQKTSEELQAAEDKVNHLNKVKQKLEQTLDELEDSLEREKKLRGDVEKQRRKVEGDLKLTQEAVADLERNKKELEQTIQRKDKEISSLTAKLEDEQSLVSKLQKQIKELQARIEELEEEVESERQARAKAEKQRADLARELEELGERLEEAGGATSAQIELNKKREAELSKLRRDLEEANIQHESTLANLRKKHNDAVAEMGEQLDQLNKLKAKAEKERSQYFSEVNDLRAGVDHLSNEKAAQEKIVKQLQHQLNEVQSKADEANRTLNDLDAAKKKLSIENSDLLRQLEEAESQVSQLSKIKVSLTTQLEDTKRLADEEARERATLLGKFRNLEHDLDNIREQVEEEAEGKADLQRQLSKANAEAQLWRSKYESEGVARSEELEEAKRKLQARLAEAEETIESLNQKVVALEKTKQRLATEVEDLQLEVDRATAIANAAEKKQKAFDKIIGEWKLKVDDLAAELDASQKECRNYSTELFRLKGAYEEGQEQLEAVRRENKNLADEVKDLLDQIGEGGRNIHEIEKARKRLEAEKDELQAALEEAEAALEQEENKVLRAQLELSQVRQEIDRRIQEKEEEFENTRKNHQRALDSMQASLEAEAKGKAEALRMKKKLEADINELEIALDHANKANAEAQKNIKRYQAQIKDLQTALEEEQRARDDAREQLGISERRANALQNELEESRTLLEQADRARRQAEQELGDAHEQLNELSAQNASLSAAKRKLESELQTLHSDLDELLNEAKNSEEKAKKAMVDAARLADELRAEQEHAQTQEKLRKALEQQIKELQVRLDEAEANALKGGKKAIQKLEQRVRELENELDGEQRRHADAQKNLRKAERRIKELTFQAEEDRKNHERMQDLVDKLQQKIKTYKRQIEEAEEIAALNLAKFRKAQQELEEAEERADLAEQAISKFRGKGRAGSAARGVSPAPQRSRPTLADALGTFPPRFDLAPEDF; this is encoded by the exons GAGAAGACATATAAAAAGGAGCTCATCTCCCAAGTTAACCCGCCGAAATTCGAAAAAACTGAAGATATGGCGGATCTTACTTACCTGAATGACGCCGCTGTGCTGCACAATCTGCGACAACGATACTATGCGAAACTTATCTAC ACGTACTCGGGTCTCTTCTGCGTGGCCATCAACCCTTACAAGAGGTACCCCGTGTACACGACACGATGTGCCAAGCTCTACCGAGGCAAGCGTCGCTCGGAAGTGCCGCCCCACATCTTCGCCATTTCCGACGGTGCTTACGTCAACATGTTGACCAACCACGAGAATCAATCTATGTTGATTAC CGGAGAGTCTGGTGCCGGAAAGACTGAGAACACGAAGAAAGTAATTGCGTACTTCGCCACCGTCGGTGCCTCCCAAAAGAAGGACCCCAACCAGGAGAAGAAGGGATCCCTGGAAGACCAGGTCGTACAAACTAACCCTGTACTTGAAGCCTTTGGTAACGCCAAGACAGTGCGTAACGACAACTCCTCCCGTTTC GGTAAATTCATCCGTATCCACTTCGGCCCCTCTGGAAAACTGGCCGGTGCTGACATTGAGACCT ATCTGCTAGAGAAAGCCCGTGTCATCTCCCAACAGGCTCTTGAGCGTTCCTACCACATCTTCTACCAGATGATGTCCGGTTCAGTCCCTGGGCTTAAAG aACAATGTATGCTGTCAAACGACGTATATGACTATTACATCATATCGCAAGGCAAAACTACCATTCCCAACGTAGATGATGGCGAGGAATGTACTTTGACTGAC CAAGCCTTCGATATCCTGGGTTTCACCCAAGAGGAGAAGGACAACGTATACAAAATCACCGCCGCTGTCATGCACATGGGTAGCATGAAGTTCAAGCAGAGGGGTCGTGAGGAACAGGCTGAGGCTGATGGTACTGAG GATGGTGAGAAGGTCGCCAAGCTCCTCGGTGTCGACTGCCAGGACTTGTACAAGAACTTGTTGAAGCCCCGCATCAAGGTCGGAAACGAGTTCGTGACCCAGGGTCGTAACAAGGACCAGGTCACCAACTCCGTCGGTGCCCTCTGCAAGGGTATCTTCGATCGTCTCTTCAAGTGGCTGGTGAAGAAGTGTAACGAGACCCTAGACACCAAGCAAAAGAGGCAGCACTTCATCGGTGTACTGGATATTGCCGGTTTCGAAATCTTCGAC ttcaACGGTTTCGAGCAACTCTGCATTAACTTCACCAATGAGAAGCTGCAGCAGTTCTTTAACCACCACATGTTTGTACTTGAGCAAGAAGAGTACAAGAAAGAGGGCATCAACTGGGCCTTCATTGATTTCGGAATGGACTTGCTCGCTTGTATCGATCTGATCGAGAAG CCCATGGGCATCCTCTCCATCCTTGAGGAAGAGTCTATGTTCCCCAAAGCCACCGATCAGACCTTCGTTGAGAAGTTGAACAACAACCACTTGGGCAAGTCTGCCCCCTTCCTGAAGCCCAAGCCCCCCAAGCCCGGCTGCCAAGCCGCCCACTTCGCCATTGGTCACTACGCCGGTAAT GTCGGCTACAACATCACTGGATGGCTTGAGAAGAACAAGGACCCCCTTAACGACACTGTCGTAGACCAGTTCAAGAAGGGTCAGAACAAACTGTTGATTGAGATCTTTGCTGACCATCCTGGTCAGTCTGGTGACGCCGGTGGCGCCAAGG GCGGTCGCGGTAAGAAGGGTGGTGGTTTCGCTACTGTCTCCTCCGCTTACAAG GAACAACTTAACAACTTGATGACAACATTGAGGTCTACTCAGCCTCACTTCGTACGTTGTATCATCCCCAATGAGTTGAAACAGGCtg GTCTCATCGACTCTCACCTTGTGATGCACCAGCTGACCTGTAACGGTGTGCTTGAGGGTATCCGTATTTGCCGTAAAGGTTTCCCCAACAGAATGGTCTACCCTGACTTCAAGCTCCG CTACAAGATCCTGGCCCCTCAAGCTGTGGACAAGGAAACTGACCCTAAGAAAATCGCTCAAGTCATCCTGGACGCGACGGGTTTGGATGTCGAGTCTTACCGTCTGGGTCACACCAAG GTGTTCTTCCGTGCCGGTGTCCTGGGTCAGATGGAAGAGATGCGTGACGACAGGTTGTCCAAGATCGTCTCCTGGCTCCAGGCCTACATCCGTGGTTACTTGTCCCGCAAGGAGTACAAGAAGCTGCAGGAACAGAG GCTGGCTCTCCAAGTTGTCCAACGCAACTTGCGCAAATACCTGCAGCTCCGCACCTGGCCCTGGTGGAAACTCTGGCAGAAGGTCAAGCCCCTCCTCAACGTCACCCGTATCGAGGACCAGATCGAG GAATTGGAAAAGAAGGCAGCAAAGGCGCAGGAGGCCTTCGAGAAGGAGGAGAAACTCCGAAAGGAGCTGGAGGCTCTCAACGCCAAGCTGCTTGAGGAGAAGACCCAGCTGCTGTCCAACTTGGAGGGAGAGAAGGGCTCTCTTTCCGAGTTTCAGGACCGCGCCGCTAAGCTCCAGGCGCAGAAATCTGACCTCGAGTCGCAACTTAGG GACACCCAAGACCGCCTGACCCAGGAGGAGGACGCCCGCAACCAGCTCTTCCAAGCCAAGAAGAAGTTGGAGCAGGAAGTCTCCGGCCTGAAGAAGGACATCGAGGACCTCGAACTGAGCGTCCAGAAGTCCGAACAGGACAAGGCCACCAAGGACCACCAGATCCGCAACTTGAACGATGAGATCGCCCACCAAGATGAACTCATCAACAAACTCAACAAGGAGAAGAAAATGCAGGGTGAATCCAACCAGAAGACCTCTGAAGAGCTCCAGGCCGCCGAGGACAAGGTCAACCACCTCAACAAGGTTAAGCAGAAGTTGGAGCAGACCCTCGACGAGTTGGAAGACTCGCTCGAGCGCGAGAAGAAACTCCGCGGTGATGTTGAGAAGCAGAGGAGGAAGGTTGAAGGCGACCTCAAGCTCACCCAAGAGGCCGTCGCCGACCTCGAGCGCAACAAGAAGGAGCTCGAGCAGACCATCCAGCGCAAGGACAAGGAGATCTCGTCCCTCACCGCCAAGCTGGAGGACGAGCAGTCCCTTGTCAGCAAGCTGCAGAAGCAGATCAAGGAACTGCAAGCCCGCATCGAAGAGCTCGAGGAAGAGGTCGAGTCCGAACGCCAGGCTCGCGCTAAGGCCGAGAAGCAGCGTGCTGACCTCGCCCGCGAGCTCGAAGAGCTGGGTGAGCGCCTGGAGGAAGCCGGTGGCGCCACCTCAGCTCAGATCGAGCTCAACAAGAAGCGTGAGGCCGAGCTCAGCAAGCTCCGTCGTGACCTGGAGGAAGCCAACATCCAGCACGAGTCCACCCTCGCCAACCTTCGCAAGAAGCACAACGATGCTGTTGCCGAGATGGGCGAGCAGCTCGACCAGCTCAACAAGCTCAAGGCTAA GGCTGAGAAAGAGCGCTCTCAATACTTTAGCGAAGTCAATGACCTCCGCGCTGGGGTCGACCACTTGTCCAACGAAAAG GCTGCCCAAGAGAAGATCGTCAAGCAGCTGCAGCACCAACTCAACGAGGTCCAGAGCAAGGCTGACGAAGCCAACCGCACCCTCAATGACCTGGATGCCGCCAAGAAGAAGCTGTCCATTGAGAACTCCGACCTTCTCCGCCAACTGGAGGAGGCAGAGTCTCAGGTGTCTCAGCTGTCCAAGATCAAGGTGTCGCTCACCACACAGCTGGAGGACACCAAGAGGCTCGCCGACGAGGAGGCCAGG GAACGCGCCACCCTTCTTGGCAAGTTCCGCAATCTGGAGCACGACCTGGACAACATCCGCGAACAGGTCGAAGAGGAAGCCGAAGGCAAGGCTGATCTCCAACGCCAGCTGTCCAAGGCCAACGCCGAAGCTCAACTGTGGCGCTCCAAGTACGAGTCCGAGGGTGTTGCCCGCTCCGAGGAACTCGAGGAGGCCAAGCGCAAGCTCCAGGCCCGCCTCGCCGAGGCCGAGGAGACCATCGAGTCCCTCAACCAGAAGGTTGTCGCCCTCGAGAAGACCAAGCAGCGTCTCGCCACCGAAGTCGAAGACCTGCAACTCGAGGTTGACCGCGCCACTGCCATCGCCAACGCTGCTGAGAAGAAGCAGAAGGCGTTCGACAAGATCATTGGCGAATGGAAGCTCAAGGTTGACGACCTCGCCGCCGAGCTCGACGCTAGCCAGAAGGAATGCCGCAACTACTCCACCGAATTGTTCCGCCTCAAGGGCGCCTACGAAGAAGGTCAGGAACAGCTCGAGGCTGTCCGCCGCGAAAACAAGAACCTCGCCGACGAAGTCAAGGACTTGCTCGACCAAATCGGCGAAGGTGGCCGCAACATCCACGAAATCGAAAAGGCCAGGAAGCGCCTCGAAGCCGAGAAGGACGAGCTCCAGGCTGCCCTCGAGGAAGCCGAAGCCGCCCTCGAACAAGAGGAAAACAAGGTCCTGCGCGCTCAGCTCGAGCTGTCTCAGGTCAGACAGGAAATCGACAGGCGCATCCAGGAGAAGGAGGAGGAATTCGAGAACACACGCAAGAACCACCAGCGCGCTCTCGACTCCATGCAAGCTTCCCTCGAAGCCGAGGCTAAGGGCAAGGCTGAGGCCCTGCGCATGAAGAAGAAGCTCGAAGCCGACATCAATGAGTTGGAAATTGCTCTCGACCACGCTAACAAGGCTAATGCTGAGGCCCAGAAGAACATCAAGCGCTACCAGGCTCAGATCAAGGACCTCCAGACCGCCCTGGAAGAGGAACAACGCGCCCGCGACGATGCCCGCGAACAGCTTGGAATCTCCGAGCGTCGTGCCAATGCCCTCCAGAACGAGCTCGAGGAGTCTCGTACTCTTCTGGAACAGGCCGACCGTGCCCGCCGTCAAGCCGAACAGGAACTTGGCGATGCTCACGAACAGCTCAACGAACTTTCCGCCCAGAACGCTTCCCTGTCTGCTGCCAAGAGGAAACTCGAATCCGAACTGCAGACCCTGCACTCCGACCTGGACGAGCTCCTCAACGAGGCTAAGAACTCTGAGGAGAAGGCGAAGAAGGCCATGGTTGACGCCGCTCGTCTCGCCGATGAGCTTCGCGCCGAACAGGAACACGCCCAGACACAAGAGAAACTACGCAAGGCCCTTGAACAACAGATCAAGGAACTGCAGGTCAGGTTAGACGAGGCTGAGGCCAACGCTCTTAAGGGAGGAAAGAAGGCTATCCAGAAACTCGAACAGAGAGTCAGAGAACTCGAGAACGAGCTTGACGGTGAACAGAGGAGGCACGCCGACGCACAGAAGAACCTGCGCAAGGCCGAGAGACGCATCAAGGAGCTCACCTTCCAGGCCGAGGAGGACCGCAAGAACCACGAGCGCATGCAGGACCTGGTCGACAAACTGCAACAGAAGATCAAGACCTACAAGAGGCAGATCGAAGAGGCAGAAGAAATCGCCGCCCTCAACTTGGCTAAGTTCCGCAAGGCACAGCAGGAGTTGGAGGAGGCAGAAGAGAGGGCAGACCTGGCCGAGCAGGCCATCAGCAAATTCCGTGGCAAGGGACGCGCAGGATCCGCGGCGAGAGGAGTCAGTCCGGCG CCCCAGCGCTCGCGCCCCACGCTCGCAGACGCCCTCGGCACCTTCCCACCTCGGTTCGACTTGGCGCCCGAAGATTTCTAA